One genomic segment of Amycolatopsis sp. WQ 127309 includes these proteins:
- a CDS encoding riboflavin synthase, translating into MFTGIVEEIGEVVAVEQVTNAARLRVRGPLVTSDAGHGDSIAVSGVCLTVVDVAGGEFTVDVVDETLQRSSLAKVAVGDRVNLERATPAGGRLGGHIMQGHVDGTGVFLSRDENGVTTFALPEHLARYVVEKGSIAVDGISLTVAAITGDRFAVALIPTTLEVTTLGGREAGDLVNLEVDVVAKYVEKLAEAHIRDQVQNRDGGGTEERSGHE; encoded by the coding sequence GTGTTCACCGGCATAGTCGAGGAGATCGGCGAGGTCGTCGCGGTCGAGCAGGTGACGAACGCGGCGCGCCTGCGGGTGCGCGGGCCGCTGGTGACGAGCGACGCCGGGCACGGCGACTCGATCGCGGTCAGCGGCGTCTGCCTGACGGTGGTCGACGTCGCCGGCGGCGAGTTCACCGTGGACGTCGTCGATGAGACGCTCCAGCGCTCCAGCCTGGCGAAGGTCGCGGTCGGCGACCGCGTCAACCTGGAGCGCGCCACCCCGGCCGGCGGCCGGCTCGGCGGGCACATCATGCAGGGCCACGTCGACGGGACGGGCGTGTTCCTCTCGCGCGACGAGAACGGCGTCACGACGTTCGCGCTGCCGGAGCACCTGGCGCGCTACGTGGTCGAGAAGGGCTCGATCGCGGTGGACGGCATTTCGCTGACCGTCGCCGCGATCACCGGCGACCGGTTCGCGGTGGCGCTGATCCCGACCACCCTGGAGGTGACCACGCTCGGCGGCCGCGAGGCCGGCGACCTGGTCAACCTGGAGGTCGACGTGGTCGCGAAGTACGTCGAAAAGCTGGCCGAGGCACACATCCGCGACCAGGTGCAGAATCGGGACGGCGGCGGCACAGAGGAGCGGAGCGGTCATGAGTGA
- a CDS encoding bifunctional 3,4-dihydroxy-2-butanone-4-phosphate synthase/GTP cyclohydrolase II, which produces MSEPESSAAEPEAGWTPCGTGAVFDADAIERAIADIAAGRAVVVVDDEDRENEGDLIFAAEKATPELLAFMVRYTSGYVCVALTEAEADRLDLPPMYHTNQDARGTAYSVTVDAADGISTGISAADRAHTIRLLADPASSAKDFRRPGHVVPLRAKEGGVLRRPGHTEASVDLARMAGLNAAGVLCEIVSQKDEGDMARRDELEVFAADHGLAIITIADLIAYRRRTEKQVERVAEARIPLSAGTFRAVGYDSLLDGIEHVAFVYGEIGDGQDILVRVHSECLTGDVFGSLRCDCGPQLDAALAAVAAEGRGVVLYIRGHEGRGIGLLHKLQAYQLQDDGADTVDANLALGVPADARDYGTGAQILCDLGVRTMRLLSNNPAKRIGLEGYGLRVTGRVPLPISPNPENLRYLRTKRDRMGHDLAQLEHYDQVGAGTEHPEGGTL; this is translated from the coding sequence ATGAGTGAGCCTGAGTCGAGTGCGGCAGAGCCCGAAGCGGGCTGGACCCCGTGCGGCACCGGGGCGGTGTTCGACGCCGACGCCATCGAGCGGGCGATCGCGGACATCGCGGCGGGCCGTGCGGTCGTCGTGGTCGACGACGAAGACCGCGAGAACGAGGGCGACCTCATCTTCGCGGCGGAAAAGGCGACCCCGGAGCTGCTGGCCTTCATGGTCCGCTACACCTCCGGCTACGTCTGCGTCGCGCTGACCGAGGCCGAGGCGGACCGGCTGGACCTGCCGCCGATGTACCACACGAACCAGGACGCGCGCGGCACCGCGTACAGCGTCACGGTCGACGCCGCCGACGGCATCAGCACCGGCATCTCCGCCGCCGACCGCGCGCACACCATCCGGCTGCTCGCCGACCCGGCGTCGTCCGCGAAGGACTTCCGCCGTCCCGGCCACGTCGTCCCGCTGCGCGCGAAGGAGGGCGGCGTGCTCCGCCGTCCCGGGCACACCGAGGCGTCGGTCGACCTGGCCCGGATGGCCGGGCTGAACGCGGCCGGGGTGCTCTGCGAGATCGTGTCGCAGAAGGACGAGGGCGACATGGCCCGCCGCGACGAGCTGGAGGTCTTCGCGGCCGACCACGGCCTGGCGATCATCACCATCGCCGACCTGATCGCCTACCGCCGTCGCACCGAGAAGCAGGTCGAGCGGGTCGCCGAGGCGCGCATCCCGCTGTCCGCGGGCACGTTCCGCGCGGTCGGCTACGACTCGCTGCTCGACGGCATCGAGCACGTCGCGTTCGTCTACGGCGAGATCGGCGACGGCCAGGACATCCTCGTGCGCGTCCACTCCGAGTGCCTGACCGGCGACGTCTTCGGCTCGCTGCGCTGCGACTGCGGCCCGCAGCTGGACGCGGCGCTGGCCGCCGTCGCCGCCGAAGGGCGCGGCGTGGTGCTCTACATCCGCGGCCACGAGGGCCGCGGCATCGGCCTGCTGCACAAGCTGCAGGCCTACCAGCTGCAGGACGACGGCGCCGACACCGTCGACGCCAACCTCGCGCTGGGCGTGCCCGCCGACGCCCGCGACTACGGCACCGGCGCGCAGATCCTCTGCGACCTCGGCGTCCGCACCATGCGGCTGCTGTCGAACAACCCGGCCAAGCGGATCGGCCTCGAAGGCTACGGCCTGCGCGTCACCGGGCGGGTGCCGCTGCCGATCTCGCCGAACCCGGAGAACCTGCGCTACCTGCGGACCAAGCGCGACCGGATGGGGCACGACCTGGCCCAGCTGGAGCACTACGACCAGGTCGGCGCCGGCACCGAGCACCCCGAGGGAGGCACGCTGTGA
- the ribH gene encoding 6,7-dimethyl-8-ribityllumazine synthase — MSGEGRPEVKLDLSDCKSLKLGIVTTKWNAPIADLLLERALAAAREAELEEEPTVVRVAGAIELPVVAQALARNHDAVVALGVVIRGGTPHFEYVCDAVTAGLTRVALDESTPVGNGVLTCDTEEQALDRSGRPGSKEDKGYEAAVAALDTAHALRSLRQPWTERGFV; from the coding sequence GTGAGCGGTGAAGGCCGACCGGAGGTCAAGCTGGACCTCTCCGACTGCAAGTCGCTGAAGCTGGGCATCGTCACCACCAAGTGGAACGCGCCCATCGCCGATCTGCTGCTGGAGCGGGCCCTGGCCGCGGCCCGCGAGGCCGAACTCGAAGAAGAGCCGACGGTCGTGCGCGTCGCGGGCGCGATCGAGCTGCCCGTGGTGGCGCAGGCCCTGGCCCGCAACCACGACGCCGTCGTCGCGCTCGGCGTCGTCATCCGCGGTGGCACCCCGCACTTCGAGTACGTGTGCGACGCGGTGACGGCGGGCCTGACCCGGGTGGCCCTCGACGAGAGCACCCCGGTCGGCAACGGCGTCCTGACCTGCGACACCGAGGAGCAGGCCCTGGACCGCTCGGGCCGCCCCGGCTCGAAGGAGGACAAGGGCTACGAGGCCGCGGTCGCGGCGCTCGACACGGCGCACGCGCTGCGGAGCCTGCGCCAGCCGTGGACCGAGCGGGGTTTCGTGTGA
- a CDS encoding PH domain-containing protein gives MCSVLAVALLAVFIVVAILLRNGNTGVHFQRSDQAAMVGIGILLAAGVMLFAIARVRADAEGIEVRNVLMTRRFAWTEVLSVSFPDGASWARLELPEDEYHAVMAVQSVDRTRAVEAVRALRKLHRTATGG, from the coding sequence ATGTGCAGCGTGCTCGCGGTGGCGCTGCTGGCGGTGTTCATCGTGGTGGCGATCCTGCTGCGCAACGGCAACACCGGAGTGCACTTCCAGCGTTCGGACCAGGCGGCGATGGTGGGCATCGGCATCCTGCTCGCGGCGGGCGTGATGCTGTTCGCGATCGCCCGCGTCCGGGCCGACGCCGAGGGCATCGAAGTCCGCAACGTCCTGATGACGCGACGTTTCGCGTGGACCGAGGTGCTGTCGGTGAGCTTCCCGGACGGCGCGTCGTGGGCGCGCTTGGAGCTGCCGGAGGACGAGTACCACGCGGTGATGGCGGTCCAGTCGGTGGACCGCACCCGAGCGGTGGAAGCGGTCCGGGCACTGCGAAAACTGCACCGCACAGCCACCGGCGGCTGA